The Fulvivirga ligni genome window below encodes:
- a CDS encoding peptidylprolyl isomerase, translating into MALINTLRNKMGKVVVGFIALAILAFILADVFSKNSRFFGNSSQIGEIAGENIDLKEFQNLVQQREAEYSIQYNRQPTERDRPLLRNQAWQLLINKYAFNKQYDEVGSEVTSDEIWDMIQGENQDAQVKNFFTNPQTGEFDRQLFLNFYQNLDQQPPMYQNYWAIIKKNLRPGRERVKYENLIIKADYITDAEAEMEYHAQNDVAEVKYLYVPFYAVSDSSVSVSDSDLKDYYNKNKEKYKSEHTKSLKYVAFPIVPSAEDTAFVKDELMTLKSEFKASKNDSIFAGTTTDGQTFFGSYHSGILPKELQANEGNLTEGDVRGPYITPNGYVLYKVSSIYDDTVSYAKASHILIKGDDDEAKQKAQNLLNELKGGANFAQLARENSEDGSASRGGDLGWFQTGKMVPEFEDAVFSATEPGLVNRLIKTTYGYHIIDVTEAKTNKAYKIARIDRSVLASDDTRNVAFSKADIFATNVDDLDSFESTAKNDSLAVMPANQLAPNDSRIGALGDAREIVQWLFRDASTGTVSQVFELEDDYVVAVMTGEVEEGYKDVSDIKTELTAAVKKEKKGEQIISKLKGLSGSLDEMASAYGADANVYTSSDLKLNVNSLPNVGFDPVAVGKAFSLENGETTAPFASENGVLVIKMESKTVAPEIADYSSYKNQLQQSTQNRTAFNIGEAIKDDADIEDNRYKFY; encoded by the coding sequence ATGGCATTAATCAACACGCTGAGAAACAAAATGGGCAAAGTTGTAGTAGGGTTCATCGCTCTAGCTATACTTGCATTTATCCTTGCTGATGTTTTTAGCAAAAACTCACGATTCTTTGGAAATAGCTCTCAAATAGGTGAAATAGCCGGTGAGAACATTGACCTTAAAGAATTTCAGAACCTCGTTCAACAACGTGAAGCTGAATACAGCATCCAGTATAACAGACAGCCTACTGAAAGAGACAGACCTCTTTTAAGAAACCAGGCTTGGCAGCTTCTTATCAACAAGTATGCTTTCAACAAGCAATACGATGAAGTTGGCTCTGAGGTTACTAGTGATGAGATCTGGGATATGATCCAAGGTGAGAATCAAGACGCTCAGGTTAAAAACTTCTTCACTAACCCACAAACAGGTGAGTTTGATAGACAATTGTTCTTAAACTTCTATCAAAACTTAGATCAGCAGCCGCCGATGTACCAAAACTACTGGGCCATCATTAAAAAGAACCTAAGACCGGGTAGAGAAAGAGTAAAATACGAAAACCTTATCATTAAGGCTGACTATATTACTGACGCCGAGGCTGAAATGGAATACCATGCTCAGAACGATGTGGCTGAAGTAAAATATTTATATGTTCCTTTTTATGCCGTAAGTGATTCTTCAGTTTCTGTTTCTGACAGCGATCTTAAAGACTATTACAATAAAAACAAAGAGAAATATAAGTCAGAGCACACCAAGAGCTTAAAGTATGTAGCTTTCCCTATTGTGCCATCTGCAGAAGATACTGCTTTTGTTAAAGATGAGTTAATGACTCTTAAATCTGAATTCAAAGCAAGTAAGAATGACTCTATCTTCGCTGGAACTACCACTGACGGACAGACTTTCTTTGGATCTTACCACTCTGGTATACTGCCTAAAGAACTTCAGGCTAACGAAGGAAACTTAACAGAAGGCGATGTAAGAGGTCCATATATCACTCCAAACGGATATGTACTTTACAAAGTATCTTCTATCTATGATGACACCGTATCTTACGCTAAGGCTAGCCACATCTTAATTAAAGGAGATGATGATGAAGCTAAGCAAAAAGCTCAGAACTTATTAAACGAACTTAAGGGTGGAGCTAATTTCGCTCAGCTAGCTAGAGAAAATAGTGAAGATGGTAGCGCAAGCAGAGGTGGAGACCTTGGCTGGTTCCAAACTGGTAAAATGGTTCCTGAATTCGAAGATGCAGTTTTCTCTGCTACTGAACCAGGCTTAGTAAACCGTCTTATCAAAACTACTTACGGATACCACATTATTGATGTAACTGAAGCTAAGACTAACAAAGCATATAAAATAGCAAGAATTGACAGAAGCGTACTTGCTAGTGATGACACTAGAAATGTGGCCTTCAGTAAAGCGGATATTTTCGCTACTAACGTAGATGACCTTGACTCATTCGAATCTACAGCTAAAAATGATTCTTTAGCGGTTATGCCTGCTAATCAATTAGCCCCGAATGACAGCCGTATCGGTGCGTTAGGTGATGCAAGAGAAATAGTGCAGTGGTTATTCAGAGATGCTTCTACAGGAACAGTTTCTCAAGTATTTGAGCTTGAAGATGACTACGTAGTAGCTGTAATGACTGGCGAAGTAGAAGAAGGATATAAAGATGTTTCTGATATCAAAACTGAGCTTACTGCAGCCGTTAAAAAAGAGAAAAAAGGAGAGCAAATCATTAGCAAGCTTAAAGGCTTAAGCGGTAGCCTTGACGAAATGGCTTCTGCTTATGGTGCTGATGCTAACGTTTACACTTCAAGCGATCTTAAACTAAATGTTAACTCTTTACCTAACGTTGGTTTTGATCCTGTAGCTGTAGGTAAAGCGTTCTCTTTAGAAAATGGCGAAACTACTGCTCCATTTGCTTCTGAGAATGGTGTTTTAGTAATCAAAATGGAAAGCAAGACAGTGGCTCCAGAAATTGCTGATTACTCGTCTTACAAAAACCAATTGCAACAAAGCACTCAAAACAGAACTGCTTTCAACATTGGTGAAGCCATTAAAGATGATGCTGACATAGAAGACAATAGATATAAATTCTATTAA
- a CDS encoding DUF493 family protein — MKDDSIQSFKEKLDKEYEWPAIYMFKFIAPKAKIDELRALFAHHDLKEKESSNGNYISITAELMMPSSDSIIDYYIKANKIEGIIAL; from the coding sequence ATGAAAGATGATTCAATACAATCGTTCAAAGAAAAATTAGACAAGGAGTACGAGTGGCCTGCCATATACATGTTTAAGTTTATAGCTCCAAAGGCCAAGATAGATGAGTTGAGAGCCCTGTTTGCTCATCACGACCTTAAAGAAAAAGAATCCAGCAATGGAAACTACATCAGCATCACCGCTGAGCTTATGATGCCCTCTAGTGACAGTATTATTGATTACTACATAAAGGCAAATAAAATAGAAGGGATAATTGCCCTTTAA
- a CDS encoding class I SAM-dependent methyltransferase: protein MKHRIFLIGIIVIAACQSKETKKTETVVVTQDSVKNEQQGSDFNMESFQNMVNSYESPDRGEWQNPQLVLDKFGNLSGKTVADIGAGTGYFSFKMAELNASVIAIDIDDRFLNYIDDRKSELDNSLGERIQTRLSKEEDPLLKKGEVNGALMVNTYYFISNRVSYLKKILEGLKPQGALVLVDYKKGEMPVGPQETNKIDENTAIDELKEAGFDPIELDESSLQYQYIITATKP from the coding sequence TTGAAGCACAGAATATTTCTCATAGGTATAATAGTAATCGCTGCCTGCCAAAGTAAGGAGACCAAGAAAACTGAAACGGTAGTTGTTACTCAAGATTCAGTTAAAAATGAGCAGCAAGGCTCTGACTTTAACATGGAGTCTTTTCAAAATATGGTGAACTCCTATGAGTCACCGGATAGAGGCGAATGGCAAAACCCACAGTTGGTTTTAGATAAATTTGGTAATCTATCAGGTAAGACAGTAGCAGATATTGGAGCGGGAACTGGCTATTTTTCTTTTAAAATGGCCGAGCTCAATGCTTCTGTAATTGCCATAGATATTGATGACCGATTTCTGAACTATATCGATGATAGAAAATCTGAATTAGATAATAGCTTGGGTGAACGAATTCAAACCAGACTTTCGAAAGAAGAGGATCCGCTATTAAAAAAGGGGGAAGTAAATGGCGCACTTATGGTGAACACCTATTATTTCATTAGTAACAGAGTGAGTTATTTGAAGAAAATCCTTGAAGGCTTAAAACCTCAGGGTGCCCTGGTTCTAGTGGATTATAAAAAAGGTGAAATGCCGGTGGGGCCGCAAGAGACCAACAAGATTGATGAAAACACTGCTATTGATGAATTGAAAGAAGCTGGGTTTGATCCAATTGAATTAGATGAGAGTAGCCTTCAATACCAGTATATTATTACAGCAACCAAACCATAA
- a CDS encoding 4a-hydroxytetrahydrobiopterin dehydratase, which translates to MWKEEDNKLKKTFEFEDFVTAFGFMSKVAIVAEKMNHHPNWSNVYNTVSFELNTHDAGDKVTEKDHKLASEIDKLA; encoded by the coding sequence ATGTGGAAAGAAGAAGATAACAAGCTAAAGAAAACCTTTGAGTTTGAGGATTTTGTGACAGCTTTTGGATTCATGTCAAAAGTGGCCATAGTGGCAGAGAAAATGAATCACCACCCAAACTGGTCTAATGTGTATAATACTGTTAGCTTTGAGCTAAATACGCATGACGCCGGAGATAAAGTGACTGAAAAAGATCATAAACTGGCCAGCGAAATAGATAAACTAGCATAA
- the rsmI gene encoding 16S rRNA (cytidine(1402)-2'-O)-methyltransferase translates to MEESSTQLYLVPTPIGNLDDFTFRAVKILNAVDVILAEDTRTSGKLLKHYDISKPLQSYHIFNEHKTVDKLVERLENGETMALVTDAGTPSISDPGFLLVRECLKAGIKLECLPGATAFVPALVKSGLPSDKFVFEGFLPHKKGRKTRLEFLATEDRTIILYESPHRLLKTIDQLTEHLGADRQASVSRELTKLHEETVNGSLEEIKVHFSQKPVKGEIVIIVDGKS, encoded by the coding sequence GTGGAGGAAAGTAGCACTCAACTTTATTTAGTACCTACACCTATCGGTAATCTTGATGATTTTACATTTAGGGCAGTTAAAATTTTAAATGCTGTAGATGTAATACTGGCTGAAGACACCCGAACTAGTGGTAAGCTTTTAAAGCATTATGATATATCAAAGCCGCTACAGAGCTACCATATATTTAATGAACATAAAACTGTAGACAAACTGGTAGAGCGTCTGGAAAATGGAGAAACCATGGCGCTGGTTACAGATGCTGGCACACCTAGCATATCTGATCCGGGCTTTCTTCTAGTGAGAGAGTGCTTAAAGGCCGGCATCAAACTAGAATGTTTACCTGGTGCTACGGCATTTGTGCCCGCCCTGGTAAAATCTGGCCTTCCTTCAGATAAGTTTGTATTTGAAGGATTCTTACCTCACAAAAAAGGAAGAAAAACCAGGCTGGAATTTCTAGCTACGGAAGACAGGACCATTATTTTATATGAGTCTCCACACCGATTACTCAAAACCATAGACCAACTAACCGAACATCTAGGGGCAGACCGCCAGGCATCAGTATCCAGAGAGCTCACCAAGCTCCACGAAGAAACCGTGAATGGAAGCCTCGAAGAAATTAAAGTTCATTTTTCACAAAAGCCTGTTAAAGGTGAAATTGTAATTATAGTCGATGGAAAATCCTAA
- a CDS encoding inositol monophosphatase family protein, producing the protein MTDLSTLLEPTKTLVKQVGAFIRKESEDFKLADIEHKGFNDLVSYVDKEAEKKLVAGCKEILPSAGFITEEGTETERQDEFNWIIDPLDGTTNFTHGLPIYAISLALMRHDKIVMGIVYEINKDECFYSVKGEKAFCNEKEINVSPINHLNDSLLATGFPYYDFDYMNKYLKILNELMQTTHGLRRMGSAAVDLAYVACGRFEGFFEYNLNAWDVAAGAFLVQQAGGKVSDFKGDDDYIFGREICAGGTTHESLLKVIRKHWEAKN; encoded by the coding sequence ATGACTGATTTAAGCACACTTTTAGAGCCTACCAAAACTTTAGTAAAGCAAGTAGGTGCGTTCATAAGAAAAGAAAGTGAAGACTTCAAACTAGCTGATATTGAGCACAAAGGCTTTAATGATCTGGTGTCTTATGTGGATAAGGAGGCTGAGAAAAAATTGGTTGCTGGCTGTAAGGAAATTCTTCCAAGTGCAGGTTTTATTACTGAAGAAGGCACCGAAACTGAAAGACAAGATGAATTTAACTGGATTATAGATCCGCTTGACGGCACCACCAACTTCACCCACGGCCTGCCAATTTATGCGATTAGCTTAGCGCTCATGCGGCACGACAAAATTGTTATGGGCATCGTTTATGAGATTAATAAAGACGAGTGTTTCTATTCGGTAAAAGGAGAAAAGGCCTTTTGTAATGAAAAGGAGATAAACGTATCCCCCATAAATCACCTAAACGACAGCCTTCTGGCCACCGGCTTCCCCTATTATGACTTTGACTATATGAATAAATATCTCAAAATATTAAATGAGCTCATGCAAACTACTCATGGCTTAAGAAGAATGGGCAGTGCAGCGGTAGACTTAGCTTATGTAGCCTGTGGCAGATTCGAAGGTTTCTTTGAATATAATCTCAATGCATGGGATGTAGCCGCCGGAGCATTTTTGGTGCAGCAAGCAGGAGGAAAAGTAAGTGATTTTAAAGGAGATGATGATTACATTTTTGGCAGAGAAATCTGTGCAGGGGGAACCACTCACGAATCTTTGTTAAAAGTAATTCGTAAACATTGGGAGGCGAAGAACTAA
- a CDS encoding DUF4197 domain-containing protein, protein MIKKLTFLSLSIGLMFYMSSCEELEDALNTNLTEAEIVEGLKEALVVGTDTSTSILGATNGYLKDEAVKILLPEEAQPILDNMDELGITSVIQPFIDQTIESINRAAEESAALDSTKTIFKDAITTMTITDGFTILTGSDSAATVYLKGKTYSRLLTNFSGIISPVLEKDLINGVNLSTEELYTKLINTYNDGVTVYNTINILNPNKHMDKITSNSLAEHATSKALDGLFLKVSEEEKAIREDPIARVTAILQKVFGSQD, encoded by the coding sequence ATGATAAAGAAATTAACTTTTTTGAGTTTGTCTATTGGTTTGATGTTCTATATGTCTTCTTGTGAAGAATTGGAGGATGCCCTAAACACCAATTTAACCGAAGCGGAAATTGTAGAAGGCCTAAAGGAAGCCCTTGTAGTAGGCACTGACACCTCAACTTCTATTTTAGGTGCTACTAATGGATATTTAAAGGATGAGGCTGTAAAAATTTTATTGCCTGAAGAGGCTCAGCCTATTCTAGATAATATGGATGAGTTAGGCATAACAAGTGTGATACAACCATTTATAGATCAAACTATTGAAAGTATTAACCGTGCTGCTGAAGAGTCTGCAGCTTTAGACTCTACCAAAACTATTTTCAAAGATGCCATCACCACCATGACCATTACTGATGGGTTCACCATTCTTACAGGTAGTGATTCTGCTGCTACGGTCTATTTGAAAGGTAAAACCTATAGCCGCTTGCTCACTAATTTTAGTGGTATCATCAGCCCGGTATTGGAAAAAGATTTAATCAATGGTGTGAATCTTTCTACCGAAGAATTATATACAAAATTGATCAACACTTATAATGATGGGGTTACAGTTTATAATACTATCAATATTCTCAACCCCAATAAACATATGGATAAAATTACATCTAACAGCTTGGCAGAGCATGCTACCAGTAAGGCATTAGATGGCTTGTTCTTAAAGGTTTCTGAAGAGGAAAAAGCGATACGCGAAGATCCTATCGCAAGAGTTACGGCTATTCTGCAGAAGGTGTTTGGTAGCCAGGATTAA
- a CDS encoding radical SAM/SPASM domain-containing protein — MNSNLTDGLNFISKLTLKRAWNASRIVGSYISSRWFGRTKMRGLPISISIEPTTSCNLRCPECPSGLRSFTRPTGMLQNELFTNVIDELSGTLMYLLFYFQGEPFLHKGFLDLVKYASDRKIYTATSTNAHYLTDEVARKTVESGLDRLIISIDGTTQETYESYRVGGRLDKVIEGTKNIIRWKKELKSRTPHVIFQFLVVKPNEHQIEEVKQMATDLGVDEVGFKTAQIYDYENGSDLIPTIDKYSRYRKNGDGTFSIKNKFLDHCWKMWHSAVITWDGKVVPCCFDKDADHQMGSLGKASFQDVWFSRPYDTFRKNLIQSRSKIEMCRNCTEGSKVWA, encoded by the coding sequence GTGAACTCAAACCTTACAGACGGCCTTAACTTCATTTCCAAGCTCACACTCAAGCGAGCTTGGAATGCTAGCCGTATAGTTGGCAGTTATATTTCATCAAGGTGGTTTGGGAGAACAAAAATGAGGGGCTTACCTATTAGCATATCTATAGAACCCACCACCTCTTGTAACCTAAGATGCCCCGAATGCCCGAGTGGTTTACGATCATTTACCAGACCCACAGGAATGCTCCAAAATGAGCTTTTCACAAATGTGATAGATGAGCTTAGCGGAACCTTGATGTATCTGTTGTTCTACTTTCAGGGTGAGCCTTTTTTGCATAAGGGTTTTCTTGACCTGGTGAAATATGCTTCGGATAGGAAAATTTATACAGCTACATCTACTAACGCACATTACCTTACGGACGAGGTGGCCAGAAAAACCGTGGAGTCAGGTCTGGATCGTCTCATTATTTCAATTGATGGCACTACCCAAGAGACTTATGAATCGTATAGAGTAGGAGGTAGGTTGGATAAAGTGATTGAAGGAACAAAGAATATAATCCGTTGGAAGAAGGAGTTGAAGTCTAGGACCCCTCATGTTATTTTTCAATTTTTGGTTGTAAAGCCTAATGAGCACCAAATTGAGGAAGTAAAACAAATGGCCACTGATCTTGGTGTGGATGAAGTGGGTTTTAAAACAGCTCAGATTTATGACTATGAAAATGGCTCAGATCTAATTCCCACGATCGATAAATATTCCAGATATAGAAAAAATGGTGATGGCACTTTCTCCATTAAAAATAAGTTTTTAGATCACTGCTGGAAGATGTGGCATAGCGCGGTCATTACCTGGGACGGTAAAGTGGTGCCTTGCTGCTTCGATAAAGATGCTGACCACCAGATGGGAAGTTTGGGCAAAGCATCTTTCCAAGATGTATGGTTTAGTAGGCCCTATGATACATTCCGTAAAAATCTGATCCAATCTCGCAGCAAGATCGAAATGTGCAGAAATTGCACTGAAGGATCTAAGGTTTGGGCTTAG
- a CDS encoding T9SS type A sorting domain-containing protein produces the protein MKKLILSFIILFIASFNISAQVSFDSSDTLSYLGRVNTYVYVDFNDDNYLDILYTIDERLYLKENIDGINFKEGEQILSTTSNVIDIPELVDFNDDGIEDLVLVTSDSLHTYYRNENTYNLKESFFRSSMYKFNVQLLDFNNDEAIDLIFEEEGKIKLISDYSNASVEDSVVVMDYELPGIMDFLISDINDDGLLDLVALDNGKLITDLQNLDGSFRRLGNVPIATARINVGDVNNDGLKEIIFYSYFASGINAMYYDETEDIFHEAPLVPSYLSQLTDASCTDLNGDGNLDVLAYSLNQIVYFQGNGDGSFQLQEWLVEEKQLVSFYPIDVIDINNDSHLDLIANGITEANFYYLDNDFEVLNSKTHVFLPIPMVFKTIDLDNNGGVDYIDITRNGQIRVDWASDYFEIDSTSFVEIQFGVTQGFLYDLNSDGNMDIFYQLERSDLQEIWYVTLLENGDFSEPKLFKNVVRSASEPKVIIQEGREYLAFVKKGGNKLFWIDPLNEDVNEFFNEPNSELLSGGLANLIVSDLDSDDKQDIITYRFTSGTFSVWFGDDDSDIFQMELEGLEIVKIKGADYNKDDKSDLIIAAIDPLNYPDAKLVFMKNTGSTESLLEVDYMIDFQATNNNLNIEYLDLDMDGEEEVILRNYEYNYLIYSKLSNDQYELLPGSVLSLNSEAGMSFIDINEDGKTDLVTCSSGGSLYYQLNNSVIEPSSLQTTLEVSDITPYSFKVTMNEVDYAGRVLIVSEGEELTDLALTDSQFYDGASAFGEGSELADHAFVINAGNESEVQVEDLMPETEYYVYAVEYNLNAPQNSIINYSTNYASVVASTTVVTSISNNLMINSLYPNPTESKLYVPRASSAKVYNLTGQDMHVNYNLQGSQLVLDVTELPSGLYLVDTGDKKQRFIKK, from the coding sequence ATGAAAAAACTAATACTATCTTTTATTATTTTATTTATTGCGTCATTTAATATAAGTGCGCAAGTTAGCTTTGACAGCAGTGATACCCTTAGTTATTTAGGAAGAGTCAACACGTACGTTTATGTAGATTTTAACGATGATAATTATCTAGACATTCTATATACCATAGATGAAAGGTTATACTTGAAGGAGAATATTGATGGAATCAATTTTAAAGAAGGAGAGCAAATTCTTTCCACCACTTCTAATGTAATTGATATTCCAGAATTGGTAGATTTTAATGATGATGGCATTGAGGATTTAGTTCTAGTTACGAGTGATTCTCTTCATACATATTATCGAAATGAAAATACATATAACCTGAAAGAATCTTTCTTCAGAAGTTCGATGTATAAATTCAATGTGCAGCTGTTGGATTTCAATAATGATGAGGCTATTGACTTGATCTTTGAGGAAGAGGGCAAGATTAAGTTGATCTCAGATTATAGTAATGCCAGCGTTGAGGATTCGGTAGTAGTAATGGATTATGAGCTACCTGGTATAATGGATTTTTTGATTTCTGATATAAATGATGATGGTCTCTTAGATTTGGTAGCACTGGATAATGGAAAGTTAATAACTGATTTACAAAATTTAGATGGTTCCTTCAGAAGATTGGGGAATGTGCCAATAGCTACGGCTAGAATTAATGTGGGCGATGTTAATAATGATGGACTCAAAGAGATCATATTTTATAGCTACTTTGCCAGTGGTATTAATGCTATGTATTATGACGAAACAGAAGACATATTTCATGAAGCACCGTTGGTGCCATCCTACTTATCACAGTTAACAGATGCTTCATGCACAGATTTGAATGGAGATGGAAACCTTGATGTTTTAGCTTACAGCCTAAACCAAATTGTTTATTTTCAAGGAAATGGTGATGGTTCATTTCAGTTACAAGAATGGCTGGTAGAGGAGAAACAACTGGTTTCTTTTTATCCTATTGATGTGATAGACATTAATAATGACTCTCATCTTGATCTTATTGCTAATGGAATTACAGAGGCGAATTTTTATTATTTGGACAACGATTTTGAGGTTCTGAATTCTAAAACTCATGTGTTTTTGCCAATTCCGATGGTTTTTAAAACTATTGATTTAGATAACAATGGTGGAGTTGATTATATTGATATTACCAGAAATGGCCAGATAAGAGTTGACTGGGCTAGTGATTATTTTGAGATTGATAGTACGTCATTTGTTGAGATCCAATTTGGTGTAACTCAAGGCTTTTTATATGACTTAAATAGTGATGGCAACATGGATATTTTCTATCAGTTGGAACGTAGTGATTTACAGGAGATATGGTATGTGACATTGCTTGAAAACGGAGACTTTAGTGAGCCCAAGCTATTTAAAAATGTGGTGAGATCGGCCTCTGAGCCCAAAGTTATCATCCAAGAGGGGCGTGAATATCTTGCTTTCGTAAAAAAAGGTGGAAATAAACTATTCTGGATAGACCCTTTGAATGAGGATGTAAATGAATTTTTTAATGAACCAAATTCTGAGTTGCTGTCTGGGGGATTGGCCAATTTGATTGTTTCTGATTTAGATTCTGATGATAAACAAGATATAATAACCTACCGATTTACATCGGGTACTTTTAGTGTTTGGTTTGGCGATGATGATAGTGACATTTTCCAAATGGAGCTTGAAGGTTTAGAAATTGTAAAAATTAAAGGAGCTGATTATAACAAAGATGATAAGAGTGATTTAATTATAGCGGCAATTGATCCCTTAAATTATCCAGATGCTAAGCTAGTGTTCATGAAAAATACTGGTTCAACGGAGTCTTTATTGGAAGTAGATTATATGATTGATTTTCAAGCCACTAATAATAATTTGAATATCGAATATCTAGACTTGGATATGGATGGAGAGGAGGAGGTGATTTTAAGAAATTATGAATATAACTATCTTATTTATTCTAAGTTAAGTAATGATCAATATGAGTTATTACCTGGATCAGTTCTATCATTGAACTCTGAAGCAGGTATGTCTTTTATAGATATTAATGAGGATGGGAAAACTGATTTAGTTACATGTAGTTCAGGAGGCAGCTTATACTACCAACTCAATAACTCAGTGATAGAACCTTCAAGTCTACAGACTACATTGGAAGTTAGTGACATTACGCCATACTCCTTTAAAGTAACTATGAATGAGGTGGATTATGCTGGTAGAGTTTTGATTGTCAGTGAAGGGGAAGAGTTAACTGATTTAGCATTGACTGATTCTCAGTTTTATGATGGGGCCAGTGCCTTCGGAGAAGGATCGGAGCTAGCAGATCATGCCTTTGTGATTAACGCAGGTAATGAGTCTGAGGTACAAGTGGAGGATTTAATGCCAGAAACGGAATATTATGTGTATGCTGTTGAGTATAATCTAAATGCACCTCAGAATTCAATTATTAATTACTCTACAAATTATGCTAGTGTTGTTGCCAGTACCACGGTAGTTACGTCGATAAGCAATAACCTGATGATAAATTCATTATACCCCAATCCGACAGAGTCAAAATTATACGTGCCAAGAGCATCATCGGCTAAAGTATATAATCTTACTGGTCAGGATATGCATGTAAACTATAATTTGCAAGGATCGCAGTTAGTTCTAGATGTAACTGAATTGCCTAGTGGACTTTATCTGGTAGACACTGGTGATAAAAAACAGCGGTTTATTAAAAAGTAA
- a CDS encoding lipoprotein N-acyltransferase Lnb domain-containing protein — protein sequence MKKLLLLFLLLPFISYSQQMTLSPTAEIRILTCGPFQGELYSAFGHSAIRVTDPMRGYDVVYNYGIFDFNQPNFYLNFARGYLNYKLAAQSYRDFKYGYVYYNRYIHEQILNLTQAQKQQLFDFLQWNMQPENQYYYYDYFYNNCATKIRDALKTTFKEDLQFDGSYIETDYTIRDLTHIYLEQQPWGELGIDIGLGLPMDVKATPEMYMFLPDYIESGFNHATILHNGHPEPLVKNTEVTYESQPEEDQSSSITPLITFSLLLVIGIIISFMGYRKDKGYFGFDVVLFSILGLVGWVLFLLWVATDHHAAAKNFNLLWAIPLHFPVVFFLLKKHIPDWIRIYFQATCLISLILIVMWAFLPQDIHYSLVPLAILILVRSYYIQRYLSYERDPD from the coding sequence ATGAAAAAATTATTGCTGCTATTTCTTCTACTTCCTTTTATTAGCTACTCTCAGCAAATGACCTTATCTCCTACCGCGGAGATTAGAATCCTCACTTGTGGTCCTTTTCAGGGTGAATTGTATTCTGCGTTTGGTCACAGTGCCATAAGAGTTACGGATCCCATGCGAGGATATGATGTAGTTTATAACTATGGCATTTTTGATTTTAACCAGCCCAACTTCTACCTCAACTTTGCCAGAGGATATTTAAATTATAAGCTGGCGGCACAGTCTTACCGTGATTTCAAATATGGTTATGTTTATTATAACCGATACATCCACGAGCAGATACTTAATCTGACTCAGGCTCAAAAGCAGCAGCTATTTGATTTCCTACAATGGAATATGCAGCCTGAAAATCAGTATTACTACTATGATTATTTCTATAACAACTGCGCTACAAAAATAAGAGATGCGCTAAAAACGACCTTTAAAGAGGACCTTCAGTTCGATGGTTCATATATTGAGACGGATTACACCATAAGAGATCTTACACACATTTATTTGGAACAACAGCCGTGGGGCGAGCTTGGAATTGATATAGGCCTAGGCTTGCCTATGGACGTGAAAGCCACGCCGGAAATGTATATGTTTCTGCCTGATTATATAGAATCTGGGTTTAACCACGCCACCATTCTGCATAATGGACATCCGGAACCATTGGTGAAAAATACGGAAGTCACTTATGAGTCTCAACCAGAAGAGGACCAAAGCAGCTCCATTACCCCATTAATAACATTCAGCTTATTATTGGTCATTGGTATTATTATTTCATTCATGGGGTATAGAAAGGATAAAGGTTACTTCGGATTTGACGTTGTCTTATTTTCAATCCTCGGCCTGGTAGGCTGGGTTCTTTTTTTACTTTGGGTAGCTACTGACCATCATGCAGCGGCGAAGAATTTCAACCTTCTTTGGGCTATCCCGCTACATTTTCCTGTGGTTTTCTTTTTATTGAAAAAACATATTCCTGACTGGATCAGAATTTACTTTCAGGCCACATGTCTCATTAGCTTAATTTTAATAGTGATGTGGGCATTTTTACCGCAGGATATTCACTATTCCTTAGTTCCTTTGGCTATATTAATTCTGGTAAGGTCATATTATATTCAAAGGTACTTGTCTTATGAAAGAGATCCGGACTGA